DNA sequence from the Malus domestica chromosome 11, GDT2T_hap1 genome:
TGAAACAACCCACGTGTGACAGCTTCTCATTTAATTTTCTCatatagttttgtttttttaactcTTGAAAAATCAATGGTAgagataagtttttttttttttaatttttaatttttaatttttttttaatttttaaattttttttttttttatcagtgGTCACAATACTTCAACAAATGAACAATACATTTTGATATTTTAGTCCTTACATTTAGAGATTAAACTATAAGCATTTCTCATTGCATTGCAGACAATATTCTTTTTAAGGAttcaaatatttctttaaaGCCCCTAAATAAGTCCTCAAAGTTGGTGTAAGGACTTCTATTGCAGATGCTTTTAGATTTAACATATCACTGACAAACAAGAGCAAACATAAGTGTGCATAaagcgaaaaaaaaaataattcccTTTCTTAAAGGATTATAAATCAAGAGATAAGAAGATTCAAACTTCAACGCATGAAGCGATTAACAAACCTAATTCACTTACtgcatttgcattttttttaaatggaggAGGCTCGGTGATGGAAGTCCGGCCACCCTTTGATTTGTTCTTGACTTCCTCTAATCACGAAGAGTCAAATCGTTGATATCTTCTGCCACCCAATCTGTTGCAAACACCACAATTAAAGGTGTAGTAATTATTTTAAGATTTGTATAACAATAGAAGATTATCCTCACCCAGCTTATTGTGTAGCCAGCATTATGTCAGTATCCCTTATCAGTATTCAGTACAATTGCTTAAATTGCTTTTGTCAATTTCTAATTTTGGCTGCCAACAAAAATTAGGTAAATTTCAGTTACGTTAAAAGACTTTATAGCTCTACTCAAGGGGTTGGTCTAAATAGAAAACAAGCAAAGATTTGGAATTTCTAACCTTAACAATTATGGGGTTCACCGGTTATGTTTTGGTCTGTATTGTTTAACTCGAAAACCAGTATGTTGCCGCCTCACGTGATATCGGGACTGCATGAAGAGAAGAATTATTCCGCTATCGATGTGTGGTGAGATACCTCAAAAGGACTCTAAAACAGCTcaaaagaggaggaaaaagaaggaagaatgaatgaaaacaaaatcttaCAAGTGCATACAACTTTATGACTTTtagattttggtttttaattttcactTTATGTGCGTTTCCTTGTCATTTACATCTCTCCCGTCACCCTTCTCCACTTTTCAATCTATCCCATGTATTTATCCACTATCACTAACgctagggaaaaaaaaaagcgaaaacaaaatagttatcaaatcgacaagtatagttttttaaATTACCAATCATTTGTACCCGTTATGATTACAAGCAAAGGCCAAAATTCTAGTTCCAAAGTTccgaaaagaagaaaaaacgcAAGGTGGATGAACAGTAACAGTATATTAATGTATGATTGTAAAAGTTCTAGATATATAATCAACCTACAGAAACAATGATGCCGACCAAACACCTGTTTGGTTTCCAGAATGTGACAACTTAAGGATATGCTCAAAGGGACACTAATCTTAATCTTCCTCATCAACCTTAACTCTATCAAACTTCGCATCAAAACTCGATGATATCCCTTAAATTCCCAACAAACTGTTGTCTTAGCCTGTTGATACGagttctcttctttttctttcaccGATTCAATTTTCAAGAATTTCCACACAATCTATTTACACTGGTTTTGACCAAACTTAGCTGTCAAGGCAAGCCTACTCACGAGGTGGCGAAGCCTGTCGGCGCCCGGACCTGGTTTGATCTTGTTCGGGTTCCCAACCCTGGAGCATTTGGGTTTGCCAGCACACCAGCCGCCGGGAGTGAAGCTGTCTTTTCTTCGGTGAAGTAATTCCTTATCGATCCTGTCCAGGACAGGGTCATCGTGTCTGAACTTCCGAGCAAAGGCAGCACCGCTTGCAGTCATCTTGTTTGTGTCATTAATGTTGAGGGTGTGGGGATGCTGCTTGGGAGGAATGTCCCAAGAAATATAGTGCAAATCATGGTTGACGGCAGTTTTGGCAAACTCCGGCTCATTGCATATAACAGTGTGAAAGTAGCCTTCCGGTGAAGAAACAAAGTTTGTGTAATACATGAGAAGGGTCCTCGGAAGATTGTCCCAACCCCAAACACAATACTCGACGAACCAGCGTGATAAGACCATCCATGCCGAACCTGCAACAGAGGTGCATATTAACTGATTGTGCAAAACAAAGAGCAAAACTGGCAATGCTGCATGcaggataaaataatatatccTAAGAGTATAGCCAACACTATCGGTTTTATAGGGAGAAAAAAACATACTCTATACTAATTGAAGAGCTACTGATTCAGTTAATGTAGTCTGCTCACAAATTGTTCGAAGTAAATAAATCTAGTTTTCAAATTGATTCACTGATTCAATGTGAAATATCGAAACCAAATTTCATCCCTGTAAATAACCCCCTCAACTTTCCAGTAAACCTTTTCTGTGGAAAGGCAGTAGACATGTTACAAACAAGATAACAAATGAGATTATCACACCGgttatgtttttatgtaaatccCCCATACGGCTCACTAAGAATTCCAGTAACCAGGCTATTTCTTCTCAGCAGAAGAAAGAACAAACTAGGCAACAGCATATACAAGAACattaataaaaacatatatttcaCTGAATGTTCTATGTCAAGATTTATAAGTTAGTCTTCTCTACATGAAGTTTTGATTTGTCAGGTTAAAAATTGTGAGCGGCCAGAGATCTAGAGAAAAGTAAAATACTCACCAGTAAACAATTTAAATGCAGTGGGCAATGTTCGCCTCGGTGTAACCCAAAAAACATCCTGTTTTTTAGATGAGTAGAGACCAGGGTCTAAAATCAAGGGCATTGCTCGTTTTTCCCTAAAAGATGAAAGTAAACATAGCATCAGTGATAGTAATAAATATGTAAGCATTCTATACATGTCCAGAGAGAGAGAACTCACTCTTTCCAGCCAAGTTGGCTTGTGTGCTCAATGAAATTCAGATTTCGGtttaaagttgaaaacgtgtGAATAAGATCTGCATGAAAACATTTTGAACAGTTTCTTTTAGCACAAAAACTCACATTTTAAGATAAGTTTACAACCGTAATTGATATGGACTCACCATCTTGAGTAACAAGTGGATAATCCGAGGCGCTGAGATTGATAAACCAATCCCAATCCTTACTCCTCCTGAGAAGAATTGCGCAGGCATGAAGAGTATTAGCAACCATTGTTGGCCCTCTGTAAGTTACCATATTAGCTTTCTTGATCACAAACACATTCCCAACTGTATTAAAGAGAGTCTCGTTGTCCACTCGCGaagcaagctccaatctttctgCTACCGGAGACTCAAGGTCTAAATGAAGAACATATTGATTCAACGGATGGTAAAGCGCTTTGAGAGTTCTCCAAAGCTTTTCCAAATCTCCTTTTGATCCGGAAATTAGATAAGCAAAGCGAGGAATCGCTGGTAGCGGAGGAGGGGGTGGACTTTGTGAAATTATTGTCTCAGCAAAAGCTGGACTAGATTGATTTGTTACTACCCTAGATGGTAAAAGGGAAAAGATCGAATTGATTGCGTTTCGTGAAGAGACGAGACCCGAGTTCAAGGAAGTAGCTAGAAGGAATATGCAGATGACAGAGCTTATGACAAGAGGGACTAGCCATTTCTTCTCCACTGCAGACCCCATTACCAAACCTTATGATGGGTTCTTCCAATCAATCTATTGCCACATAACCGTGTTCCTCAACTGATCAAGCGCATCCGAATGAGATGTAGATTAAGACTACTTTCTCGTAAATATTCCAAAGTCAAGACTTTTGCAACAGCTGTTGAATCAAATACCAAATATTAAAATACATACATTAGATTCATAAATTGTTACGTAGTTATGGTAAAACAAAGAATATTGTAGCGTTGCCGTATACATTTAGCTGACAAATTGGTGCTAAGAACTGCCAAAACAATactattttataaaattatcatcaaccaaacaaaaagtAATGGCACAAGATACACAATTGGAGCATCGAGAAAATCGACAACGGAACAACGgaattcaaacaaaacaaattaaaatatataccAAAAGACTGGACTGCAACCTTGTTTCCAATTAGtcaatacaaataaaatatcagATATTTGCACTGACAGTGACACAATTAGTAGCAAAAACTATATGTCTAAGCAGAAgcaaattccaaattttgtaTCCCTAATAACAATATGGAATATCTGCAGagagtaataaaaaaaatcaaatattgaCTCAGTTATGCAAAACAAAGGGGAAACCCAGATCAGAAAATCGCAGTTTTGTGAAACCCAACAAGAAAAGAACAAACCAGAAATCAGATGTCACATACCAAGGCAGCTGAATCGTGAGCtcgaaaatacaaaataaataaaacccagaAAAGTTGGAAGCGTTCCGATACAAAGATGTAAACTTTATTGAGGGAGAGCGAGAGATGTGAGAGGAAGTAGAACCTGTTGATATCTTTTTCTGGTGGACAAGATGAAGAGCAAGAGCCTCTGTGCACGTTGAGGAATAAACAAAAAGGAGATTTGGAGAGAGACAGAATCAtgcgagaggagagagagagaggagagggacAGGGCGGGGGAAGTGGGGAGCTTGATGGTATTTAAAAGGGAACGAACGTGAATGTTTGTTTGCCTCACACCTGGACTCGGAGACCCAGGCGTTTTGGTTTTGTTGGGTCTCTTCTATCTGGGATTCACCAACACAACACGGCAACTGATTTCAACTGCTTTCCGTATCTTTGTTCATCTGCTGTTACATTCTCTCTGCGTTTCACTTTCCTCTACTTTTTCTGTTTTCGGAGGAGAAACGGTAAAGTTTTTATTAGATTGCTGATAACGATTTCAATCTTGGCAACGTGACGGGTAGTATCTGGAGCTTCCTCAAATCAACAAAATTcggtttttgttttatatttttcctcGATGTAGTTTTCAGCTGTAATTACTAATtgaattaggattttttttcctctaaattccctttttctttaattattttttatttaaacgaTCACGATCACGATTAAATATAGAAAAAGAAGATTTGGAACCGAGAAAAATCCTATTCTTACAAATTAATGTGGTGGATTCCATGTGGGGCAAGGTAATGCAGATCAACGGCTGTCGTTTGTCACCTATTGAGTGTAGGATTTCATTGAATTGTTATCTTTGGCATTAGTTTCATCTC
Encoded proteins:
- the LOC103448686 gene encoding beta-glucuronosyltransferase GlcAT14B-like, giving the protein MGSAVEKKWLVPLVISSVICIFLLATSLNSGLVSSRNAINSIFSLLPSRVVTNQSSPAFAETIISQSPPPPPLPAIPRFAYLISGSKGDLEKLWRTLKALYHPLNQYVLHLDLESPVAERLELASRVDNETLFNTVGNVFVIKKANMVTYRGPTMVANTLHACAILLRRSKDWDWFINLSASDYPLVTQDDLIHTFSTLNRNLNFIEHTSQLGWKEEKRAMPLILDPGLYSSKKQDVFWVTPRRTLPTAFKLFTGSAWMVLSRWFVEYCVWGWDNLPRTLLMYYTNFVSSPEGYFHTVICNEPEFAKTAVNHDLHYISWDIPPKQHPHTLNINDTNKMTASGAAFARKFRHDDPVLDRIDKELLHRRKDSFTPGGWCAGKPKCSRVGNPNKIKPGPGADRLRHLVSRLALTAKFGQNQCK